In Dysidea avara chromosome 3, odDysAvar1.4, whole genome shotgun sequence, a single window of DNA contains:
- the LOC136250537 gene encoding E3 ubiquitin-protein ligase TRIM71-like, giving the protein MMDKKVTNNKNSNILPEDYARYLTMCWPSETKTNKGEMGRVYSIAFDKDGTWATTDYSNNCVYKYNDDDSLSQRFGTKGKGNGQFEHPSGIAFGSDGSLYVAEIKNNRVQKFDVKGKYLLQFGSRGCGQLRKPTGIAVHEDRVHVADTGNSRIAVFQNNGTFCGTIGTSYLSQPHDVAISDHLFVADVGHRCVYKFTIDGHYVDKFGDPGMNWGQLCQPRSLAIDSEGYIFVADTYNQRVSIFDGDGKCVHIFGSCGSKVSQLCCPQGVAISPKGGLYVCDHRNQRIQIFPT; this is encoded by the coding sequence ATGATGGACAAAAAAGTCACCAACAACAAAAATTCCAACATCTTACCTGAGGATTATGCAAGGTACCTGACAATGTGTTGGCCTAGTGagacaaaaacaaacaaaggtGAAATGGGTCGTGTCTATTCCATTGCTTTTGACAAGGATGGTACATGGGCAACAACTGACTATTCCAATAATTGTGTGTACAAATACAATGATGATGACAGCTTGAGTCAAAGATTTGGTACCAAAGGTAAAGGCAATGGCCAGTTTGAACATCCATCTGGAATTGCATTTGGCAGTGACGGCTCTCTTTATGTTGCTGAAATCAAGAATAACAGGGTGCAAAAGTTTGATGTCAAAGGAAAGTACTTGCTCCAGTTTGGTAGTAGAGGATGTGGACAGTTGAGGAAACCAACTGGGATTGCAGTTCATGAAGACAGAGTACACGTAGCAGACACAGGCAATTCACGAATTGCAGTGTTCCAAAACAATGGCACCTTCTGTGGTACTATAGGAACTTCGTATCTTAGTCAGCCTCATGATGTAGCCATCAGTGAtcacttgtttgttgctgatgtTGGTCATCGCTGTGTATACAAGTTTACCATTGATGGACATTATGTTGACAAGTTTGGTGATCCAGGAATGAACTGGGGTCAGTTATGCCAACCAAGGAGTCTAGCCATTGACTCTGAAGGATACATCTTTGTGGCTGACACTTACAACCAACGAGTATCAATATTTGATGGTGACGGAAAGTGTGTTCACATATTTGGATCATGTGGGAGCAAAGTAAGCCAATTATGCTGTCCACAAGGTGTAGCCATTAGTCCCAAAGGTGGATTATATGTCTGCGATCATCGTAACCAAAGAATCCAAATATTTCCAACCTGA